A single Osmerus mordax isolate fOsmMor3 chromosome 7, fOsmMor3.pri, whole genome shotgun sequence DNA region contains:
- the tasorb gene encoding protein TASOR isoform X2 → MALNPKAEGKKDSECTETNEQVRQSGDSKRNSLSAATSTTSNQNGDQTGCEEGAMPQQEASDRRKSGLSEARSTSNSPLPGQRPAEELPRRHFQIPRKIKERKGLYQFLPPDSREFEDLVKILSSFYLDNSSRGTFSYSKARLIHNELLEKEFIEKRRELKQEGRTEPELLESYCFLFPDKSKLPWICERGLSVGHTRITTLGSTSMGVYLSKYSDLLQMNPFEVGACGDIVIFKVMRGRLKSIHENMPKSVIEPTPKFDCHVSKNATRVTSLLSYRAFELTQQYYFEFAFDEIKPRPRHVCPYAVVSFQYKGKEAAVAPMTSHRFNTSSCEGSRGPVRTCYTVWSGPLVNKGQELCQVCLRSSTRPYLPFKLSEKLELSRGMQLEQAKRKIPSVLFSWETYSSTREVLKCGMYCSLFEVVSGKGKAGSGSLSGLLHKLERDRMVLVKPLLDRGFLFLLSSAQMVNPNEQRGRFGRSLQALFIFQEPRGVIKHTSRMSEPELLSAEPQPPMLTSMQPFVPALHYALLKLRSNPGKDLSSGVERQAQDFLSRRDICHSRHFQVPDYKPNLDDRSDIPPPPRPKPNMDSQLRSYIHGPASYILPLAKAKDMMERIQQPSAPAPIPAPTPAPTPVPVPAPASTDYSPVSDWGGSGGSDRPERLPADTDRRKPGASHSNGGQPHTRPQPQPQNARSRMSQNEYDKDKMKQLLKLIQLHKKALVKEPGKERPDGGRDAASDPHSLKRKLEEENTGGMSKHLRSDPQGNGEPSQAHGDDILEEGSQNLAAVMESMGIYDTDLRDRGGAQGSSNKNTQQLLKILLDTLNKAVAQGSAAEQPDPVEPSLGTGRGEPELGLRKPEQPPRQDCLEEEAVCSLGSPMSTCSMEEQPHSSDHPPWGLPPHPDKPQTLPDPVADGHLQMMEALEPHQLQSQLQLQPQPQNQPHLQLQPHPQAQPHPQVQPHPQVQPHPQAQPHPQVQPHPQVQPHPQVQPHPQAQPHPQVQPHPQVQPHPQAQPHPQVQPHPQAQPHPEAQPHPQAQPHPQAQPHPQVQPQRPCSSLDNILNQELHNLSSGIQSIMQSQHIYYTSHQPSQLLQRDTWLPNSSFSDFVSAYVTPVPVHGHVTILREKIGKLISQPSFHHMDMTNAHGLAPPPHGHYPPPVAAGSLPSSSLDFNSEPPNPSVPPPPHTLNKVASQPPMSHLPPPHCLAPTSAHSPVPTTSAPKTKAQAPQVKSSSSQRPHKPSSKTKPDLLSTEDNRTDVYSPSQVTMDSPVSNQTGCPVAGSTPATSAPAVAPAQASPAPTHASPAPTHASPAPTHASPAHASPAPAPAPASAPASAPVPAPVPAPAPATASVPVPAANLLFSQLKPEVFSSLVEIFKDVQKNTVKFYIHSGDEGEESAICVEIKEYLKSLGNAECKPQSFLENSSNLDKLLIIIQNEDIAAHVHKIPALVSLKKCSTVSFAGVDSLDDVKNHTYNELFVSGGFIVSDEFVLNPDCITQERLQSFLRFLEEQSSPEHPWQWKVHCKSQKKLKELGRLNSNAMGLLNLLTAYQKKHLVEFLPYHECDTQSRQAPDLDCLVKLQAQHTQQRHMIFLTERRFEMFLQYSRNGIVIASIDDIMNSFHSLIGGINQNELPTPPSTVNDECVEEDMSLDSDDDTLAVEETPARIQEGGLEEQTHPPPLPDTEEFRPPLPDQLTTSSGEHNPSSMAYSDLAALKTAISQFKANNQVGNASPGGFAVNPHQSFLCPSTPWTSFSGYAASPAYPASPCSGTQEQDYRAPASTSTAAPGPALTTGPLTGQTPLPLEVKPPPPPHLMHLYVSSKALSGSDPALAGAGGAFAIGGSISTLPSTAAEASPSPLPATRSYPDPTGYTQADVAQHSFTTGATTCVGGATTHQGDRTLSGPRNGVWGSMGNSTGETPCSQGGGIAGPVSQSGLSQSGELEWTEAPGSSTPGSQGDGTPVNCTDSHGVGIGIPSAATRGRSVVRPMLPTHGGTGGGYGCVGAIPGQIDGSLRGGLGPGLKGGYRGRGAQPGGSWLRLGPGPGRGHERGEGTGGAPCSWGYPLGRGRGRGQDYYSDYTYSHNYSP, encoded by the exons GTGTTTATCTTTCCAAATACTCGGATTTGCTGCAAATGAATCCATTTGAAGTGGGAGCTTGTGGAGACATAGTTATATTCAAAGTTATGAGG GGCCGTTTGAAGAGCATCCATGAAAATATGCCCAAGAGTGTGATTGAGCCTACACCCAAGTTTGACTGCCATGTGTCCAAAAACGCCACCAGGGTCACCTCCTTGCTGTCATACAGAGCCTTTGAGCTAACACAG CAATATTACTTTGAGTTTGCGTTTGATGAGATCAAGCCTCGGCCCAGGCATGTGTGTCCCTACGCCGTGGTGTCCTTTCAGTACAAAGGGAAGGAGGCTGCAGTGGCCCCTATGACATCTCATAG GTTCAACACGAGCAGCTGTGAAGGAAGCAGAGGACCAG TGAGGACCTGTTACACTGTGTGGAGTGGCCCTCTGGTCAACAAGGGCCAGGAGCTGTGCCAGGTCTGCCTGCGCTCCTCTACAAGGCCCTACCTCCCCTTCAAACT GTCAGAGAAGTTGGAGTTGAGCCGGGGCATGCAGCTGGAGCAGGCAAAGAGGAAGATCCCCTCGGTGCTGTTCTCCTGGGAGACCTACAGCAGCACACGGGAAG TGCTGAAGTGCGGGATGTACTGCAGCCTGTTTGAGGTGGTCAGTGGGAAGGGCAAGGCTGGCAGTGGCAGCCTCTCAGGACTCCTCCACAAGCTGGAGCGGGACAGGATG gtgctgGTGAAGCCCTTGTTGGACAGAGGTTTTCTCTTCTTGCTGTCATCGGCTCAGATGGTTAATCCCAATG AGCAGCGGGGGCGCTTTGGGCGAAGCCTACAAGCCCTCTTCATCTTCCAGGAGCCTAGGGGAGTCATCAAACACA cctccagaaTGTCTGAGCCAGAGCTCCTGTCTGCTGAGCCCCAGCCCCCCATGTTGACCTCCATGCAGCCCTTCGTCCCAGCCCTCCACTACGCCCTTCTGAAGCTGCGCTCCAACCCAGGCAAAGACCTGAGCTCTGGGGTGGAGCGCCAGGCGCAGGACTTCCTGAGTCGCAGGGATATTTGCCATTCCCGGCACTTCCAGGTACCGGACTACAAACCCAACCTGGATGACCGCAGCGacatccccccgcccccccggcccAAACCCAACATGGACAGCCAACTGCGCTCCTACATCCACGGGCCTGCCTCCTATATCCTCCCACTGGCCAAGGCTAAAGACATGATGGAGAGGATACAGCAGCCCTCTGCGCCTGCCCCCATCCCCGCTCCGACCCCTGCTCCGACCCCTGTCCCCGTCCCTGCTCCGGCCTCCACAGACTACAGCCCCGTGTCTGACTGGGGGGGCTCAGGGGGGTCCGACAGGCCCGAGAGGCTCCCTGCAGACACGGACCGAAGGAAGCCAGGCGCGTCACACTCGAACGGAGGCCAGCCTCACACtcggcctcagccccagccccagaacGCACGGTCGAGGATGAGCCAGAACGAGTACGACAAGGACAAGATGAAGCAGCTGCTGAAGCTGATCCAGCTGCATAAGAAGGCCCTGGTGAAGGagccagggaaggagaggccAGACGGGGGGAGGGACGCCGCCTCGGACCCCCACAGCctgaagaggaagctggaggaggagaacacaggCGGCATGTCCAAACACCTACGCTCTGACCCCCAGGGCAACGGAGAGCCCAGCCAAG CCCACGGAGACGACATCCTAGAGGAAGGCAGTCAGAACCTGGCAGCGGTCATGGAGAGCATGGGCATCTACGACACTGACCTGCGGGACCGGGGGGGCGCCCAGGGATCCTCCAACAAAAACACCCAGCAGCTGCTCAAGATCCTGCTGGACACCCTCAACAAGGCCGTGGCCCAGGGGTCAGCCGCCGAGCAGCCCGACCCAGTGGAGCCCTCACTGGGCACGGGGAGAGGGGAGCCTGAGCTGGGCCTGAGGAAACCAGAACAGCCACCCAGACAGGACTGCCTTGAG GAGGAGGCTGTGTGTAGTCTTGGGAGTCCCATGAGTACCTGCTCCATGGAGGAGCAGCCCCATAGCTCTGACCATCCCCCCTGGGgtctccctccacacccag ACAAGccccagaccctcccagacCCCGTGGCAGACGGCCACCTGCAAATGATGGAGGCTTTGGAGCCCCACCAGCTTCAGTCTCAATTACAActtcagcctcagccccaaaaCCAGCCTCATCTCCAactccagcctcatccccaggctcagcctcatccccaggtccagcctcatccccaggtccagcctcatccccaggctcagcctcatccccaggttcagcctcatccccaggtccagcctcatccccaggtccagcctcatccccaggcTCAGCCTCATCCCCAGGTTCAGCCTCATCCCCAGGTTCAGCCTCATCCCCAGGCTCAGCCTCATCCCCAGGTTCAGCCTCATCCCCAGGCTCAGCCTCATCCCGAGGCTCAGCCTCATCCCCAGGCTCAGCCTCatccccaggcccagcctcatccccaggtCCAGCCTCAACGCCCTTGCAGCAGTCTCGACAACATCCTCAACCAGGAGCTCCACAACTTGTCCTCTGGTATCCAGAGCATTATGCAGAGCCAGCACATCTACTACACTTCCCATCAGCCCTCACAGCTGCTCCAGAGAGACACCTGGCTCCCCAACAGCTCCTTTTCAGACTTTGTGTCCGCCTACGTCACCCCGGTGCCAGTCCACGGCCACGTCACAATACTGCGGGAGAAGATTGGCAAGCTCATCTCCCAGCCCAGTTTTCACCACATGGACATGACCAATGCACATGGCTTAGCTCCCCCACCACATGGCCACTACCCCCCTCCTGTGGCAGCTGGGTCCCTACCTTCTTCCTCCCTTGACTTCAACTCAGAACCCCCCAATCCTTCTGTACCTCCCCCACCTCATACTCTCAATAAGGTCGCCTCCCAACCTCCCATGTCCCACCTGCCGCCCCCACACTGCCTAGCCCCTACCTCTGCCCATTCTCCCGTCCCGACCACATCAGCCCCAAAGACCAAAGCACAAGCCCCTCAGGTCAAGAGCTCCTCCTCTCAGCGTCCACACAAACCCTCAAGCAAGACCAAGCCAGACCTTCTCTCCACAGAGGACAACCGCACAGATGTCTACTCACCCTCCCAGGTCACCATGGACTCTCCAGTCTCAAACCAAACTGGATGCCCCGTGGCAGGGTCAACCCCTGCTACCTCTGCCCCTGCTGTAGCCCCAGCCCAAGCCTCTCCTGCCCCTACACACGCCTCTCCTGCCCCTACACACGCCTCTCCTGCCCCTACACACGCCTCTCCTGCACACGCctctccagcccctgccccagcccctgcctcagcccctgcctcagcccctgtcccagcccctgtcccagcccctgccccagcaaCTGCCTCAGTCCCAGTCCCAGCGGCCAACCTGCTGTTCAGCCAGCTGAAGCCGGAGGTGTTCAGCAGCCTGGTGGAGATCTTTAAGGACGTGCAGAAGAACACTGTGAAGTTCTACATTCACTCTGGAGACGAGGGCGAGGAGAGTGCCATCTGTGTGGAGATCAAG GAGTACCTGAAGAGCCTGGGCAACGCTGAGTGTAAGCCCCAGTCCTTCCTGGAGAACAGCAGCAACCTAGACAAGCTCCTCATCATCATTCAAAATGAGGACATCGCTGCCCACGTCCACAAG ATCCCCGCCCTGGTGTCCCTGAAGAAGTGCTCCACCGTCAGCTTCGCCGGCGTGGACAGCCTGGATGACGTGAAGAACCACACCTACAACGAGCTGTTTGTCTCCGGAGGGTTCATCGTGTCAGACGAGTTTGTCCTGAACCCAGACTGCATCACCCAAG AGCGCCTGCAGTCCTTCCTGAGGTtcctggaggagcagagctCCCCAGAGCACCCCTGGCAGTGGAAGGTGCACTGCAAGTCCCAGAAGAAGCTCAAGGAGCTGGGCAG GTTGAACAGTAACGCCATGGGCCTTCTGAACCTGCTGACGGCCTATCAGAAGAAGCACCTGGTCGAGTTCCTGCCTTACCATGAGTGTGACACCCAATCACGTCAGGCCCCCGACCTGGACTGTCTGGTCAAGCTCCAGGCTCAGCACACCCAGCAGCGCCACATGATCTTCCTCACCG AACGCCGGTTCGAGATGTTCCTACAGTACTCCAGGAACGGCATTGTAATAGCGAGCATCGATGACATCATGAATAGTTTCCACAGCCTGATTGGCGGGATCAATCAGAACGAGCTGCCCACACCGCCCTCTACTG TGAATGatgagtgtgtggaggaggacatGTCCCTTGACTCTGATGACGACACCCTGGCGGTAGAAGAGACGCCTGCTCGGATCCAGGAAgggggtctggaggagcagacccaccccccccccctccctgacacTGAGGAGTtccgtcctcccctccctgaccagcTCACCACCTCCTCCGGGGAGCACAACCCCTCCTCTATGGCCTACTCTGACTTGGCTGCTCTCAAAACGGCCATCTCCCAGTTCAAAGCCAACAACCAGGTGGGGAACGCCTCCCCTGGGGGGTTTGCAGTCAACCCCCACCAGAGCTTCTTGTGTCCTTCCACCCCGTGGACCTCCTTCTCGGGCTACGCCGCCTCCCCGGCCTACCCAGCCTCGCCCTGCAGCGGCACGCAGGAGCAGGACTACcgagccccagcctccacctcgACTGCTGCCCCAGGCCCTGCCCTCACCACAGGGCCTCTCACCGGCCAGACCCCCCTCCCTTTGGAGGTCAAGCCCCCGCCTCCGCCCCACCTCATGCATCTGTATGTGTCATCCAAGGCCCTGTCTGGATCCGACCCCGCGCTGGCCGGGGCTGGAGGGGCCTTCGCTATAGGCGGGAGTATCAGCACACTGCCCAGCACAGCAGCAgaggcctctccctcccccctccctgccacgCGAAGCTACCCAGACCCCACTGGGTACACCCAGGCCGATGTGGCCCAGCACAGTTTCACTACTGGGGCCACCACCTGTGTAGGCGGGGCCACAACCCATCAGGGAGACAGGACACTCAGCGGGCCTAGGAATGGGGTGTGGGGATCTATGGGGAACAGCACTGGTGAGACCCCTTGCAGCCAGGGAGGGGGCATTGCAGGACCAGTCTCCCAAAGCGGGCTTTCCCAGAGCGGGGAACTAGAATGGACAGAAGCCCCTGGCAGCAGCACTCCTGGTAGTCAGGGGGACGGGACTCCAGTGAACTGTACAGACAGCCATGGAGTCGGTATTGGCATTCCCTCTGCGGCCACTAGGGGGCGCTCAGTAGTCAGACCCATGCTACCTACACACGGGGGGACTGGAGGTGGCTACGGCTGCGTAGGTGCCATACCTGGACAGATAGATGGGTCTCTGCGGGGGGGTCTGGGTCCTGGGTTGAAAGGGGGCTACCGAGGGAGAGGTGCCCAACCAGGAGGGTCCTGGCTCAGGCTGGGACCAGGCCCGGGGCGGGGCCACGAGCGGGGGGAAGGAACTGGAGGAGCACCTTGTTCCTGGGGTTATcccctggggagggggagggggaggggtcaggacTACTACTCAGattacacatactcacacaactACTCCCCCTGA